The following proteins are encoded in a genomic region of Alistipes shahii WAL 8301:
- the ltrA gene encoding group II intron reverse transcriptase/maturase: MNEIKKSCASTDQTQSKWDSINWLKCEAAVQKLQARIVKAQKEGRHNKVKALQWTLTHSFYAKALAVRRVTSNNGSKTAGVDMVTWKTPDAKVCAITELKRRGYTPQPLRRVHIRKSNGKLRPLGIPTMKDRAMQALYLMALAPVAETTADANSYGFRKERSTADAVQQCFNDLARTTSPQWILEGDIKGCFDHISHEWLLDNIPMDKVLLRKWLKSGFIFNKQLFPTEEGTPQGGIISPTLANMTLDGLEKLLADSFPINRSKKNYYTPMINLVRYADDFIITGESKELLENHVKPLVIEFLQARGLTLSEEKTKITHIEEGFDFLGFNIRKYKGKFITKPSKKSRKRFLDKVREIVDKNKSSKQQSLIRLLNPVIRGWANYYKGCSASETFRKTDAQIFNKLWRWSRRRHPKKGKRWIANKYYHTVRGRSWTFAVPLENRKVDKYHTLVRLSDTKIKRHIKIRSEANPYDADWKDFFDQYKTRRMLAHLDGKQYIYRLWNQQMQCCPVCGKHITRETPWKITEMTGSSRKAKVLIHDHCSRITNRNKWKLL; encoded by the coding sequence ATGAACGAAATTAAAAAATCGTGTGCATCGACTGACCAAACGCAGAGCAAATGGGACAGTATAAATTGGCTCAAATGCGAAGCTGCGGTTCAAAAGCTACAAGCGCGTATTGTAAAGGCTCAAAAAGAGGGTCGCCACAACAAGGTCAAAGCCTTGCAGTGGACACTGACCCACTCGTTTTACGCTAAAGCATTAGCGGTAAGACGTGTAACTTCCAATAATGGGAGTAAAACGGCTGGCGTCGATATGGTAACATGGAAAACGCCAGATGCTAAAGTGTGTGCAATAACCGAACTGAAAAGGAGAGGTTATACACCCCAACCTCTGAGACGAGTACATATCAGAAAGAGTAACGGGAAATTAAGACCATTGGGTATACCAACTATGAAAGACCGGGCTATGCAGGCATTGTATCTGATGGCACTGGCTCCCGTAGCTGAAACAACGGCTGATGCCAATTCTTATGGTTTCAGAAAAGAAAGGAGCACGGCAGATGCCGTTCAACAATGCTTCAATGACCTGGCAAGGACGACATCCCCACAATGGATCTTAGAAGGTGATATCAAAGGTTGTTTCGACCATATCAGTCATGAATGGTTGCTTGACAATATCCCTATGGATAAAGTTTTGCTCCGTAAATGGTTGAAAAGTGGATTTATTTTCAACAAGCAACTTTTTCCGACAGAGGAGGGAACTCCTCAAGGCGGCATCATCTCCCCAACTCTTGCAAATATGACTTTGGACGGACTGGAAAAACTGCTTGCCGATAGCTTTCCGATAAACCGCTCGAAGAAAAATTACTATACTCCTATGATAAATCTTGTTCGCTACGCGGATGATTTTATTATCACAGGAGAGAGTAAGGAGTTGTTGGAGAACCATGTTAAACCATTAGTCATTGAGTTTCTTCAAGCAAGAGGGCTTACCTTATCAGAAGAAAAGACTAAGATAACTCATATAGAAGAAGGGTTTGATTTTCTTGGGTTCAATATCAGAAAATATAAAGGCAAGTTTATCACAAAACCATCCAAGAAGAGTCGAAAGAGATTTTTAGATAAGGTTCGTGAAATAGTGGACAAGAACAAGTCTTCTAAGCAACAATCTTTGATACGATTGCTAAACCCAGTCATTAGAGGATGGGCGAACTACTACAAGGGGTGTTCTGCATCGGAAACTTTCCGTAAAACAGATGCACAAATTTTCAACAAACTATGGCGATGGTCTCGCAGAAGACATCCCAAAAAAGGTAAACGATGGATTGCCAACAAGTATTATCACACTGTAAGAGGTAGAAGCTGGACTTTTGCCGTACCGCTTGAAAACAGGAAAGTGGATAAATACCACACTCTTGTGAGATTGTCGGATACGAAAATAAAGCGACATATCAAAATCCGCAGTGAGGCCAACCCATATGATGCCGATTGGAAAGATTTCTTCGATCAATACAAGACCCGAAGAATGCTTGCACACTTAGACGGCAAGCAATATATCTATCGCCTGTGGAATCAGCAAATGCAATGTTGCCCTGTGTGTGGCAAGCACATCACACGGGAAACTCCCTGGAAAATTACTGAAATGACAGGGAGCAGTAGAAAGGCGAAAGTCCTAATACATGATCATTGCAGCCGAATTACTAACAGAAATAAATGGAAGTTACTATGA